A single region of the Anoplolepis gracilipes chromosome 1, ASM4749672v1, whole genome shotgun sequence genome encodes:
- the LOC140664142 gene encoding uncharacterized protein isoform X2: MNFSRIWCVIFVIAAACTCGARTECGESAQISFLTSVHDDTSCTKLSTKGVILYEAAKLFAEIHNNKTDGFKIGISVFDTCGSITGALKAMMKALVWANINCLHPPHYLGIIGPDTMTNVEAVHKVTSILKIPQIVKKSPSISPYLHSLAEESNSYLIQGILRMIEILKWKSFTLIANVNNENDDDIQNIAKKLMIDAIAKNLCVIIHDNDEEDYTSHIVHIGKPKKKFFNESTNATVLIINEGNLKDYLNRIKSTNTILLLEDSRNMVKDLEWRVENSEWMPKNNSGKYDAEELKQVRWLENAIEIYVKALKVLCENKKCKNQISPLDWNHVISNILLTHNAESQIASKFFDLSVKTRTSNIEHLGSVIVRQNRAKVYWGEGKWNEKEKSNVEGTEESHATSDNDDDIPYTFREFLNRENEPLTGCAMTVKEIKKLHEKDSKTMYTVSGVGVAMFLVGIFAVYVVYTNINRGPRCLKGKNYSDRDTSLRKMGSDRDLPTTITTRNQRVLRSPQRTGSERSNISEKSV; this comes from the exons ATGAATTTTTCACGAATTTGGTGTGTAATCTTCGTGATAGCCGCCGCGTGCACTTGCGGTGCACGCACGGAATGCGGTGAATCCGCCCAAATTTCGTTCCTAACAAGCGTGCACGATGACACATCGTGCACAAAACTGTCGACTAAAGGTGTTATACTCTATGAGGCCGCCAAGCTTTTCGCCGAGATTCACAATAACAAAACCGATGGATTCAAAATCG GAATTTCTGTTTTCGATACTTGCGGAAGTATAACAGGTGCTTTAAAAGCTATGATGAAGGCTCTTGTATGGGCGAATATTAACTGTTTGCACCCACCTCATTATCTAG gTATTATCGGACCGGACACTATGACAAATGTAGAAGCAGTACACAAAGTGACTTCGATATTGAAAATACCGCAAATCGTTAAGAAATCTCCATCGATTTCTCCGTATTTGCATTCTTTGGCGGAAGAATCAAATTCCTACCTAATACAG GGAATCTTGAGAATGATAGAAATCTTAAAGTGGAAGTCCTTCACGTTAATAGCTAATGTTAATAATGAAAACGATGATGacatacaaaatattgcaaaaaaactAATGATAGATGCCATTGCTAAGAATTTGTGCGTCATAATCCATGATAATGACGAGGAAG attatacATCCCACATCGTGCATATTggaaaaccaaaaaaaaagtttttcaacgAGTCTACCAACGCAACTGTACTAATTATCAACGaaggaaatttaaaagattatttaaatcgcATAAAATCAACTAACACTATACTACTCTTGGAAGATTCCAG AAATATGGTTAAAGATCTGGAATGGAGAGTCGAGAATTCGGAATGGATGCCTAAAAACAATTCTGGAAAATACGATGCCGAAGAACTGAAACAAGTCAGATGGTTAGAGAATGCTATAGAAATTTATGTGAAAGCTTTAAAAGTGTTATG cgaaaataagaaatgtaaaaatcaaataagtCCTCTGGATTGGAATCACGTAATATCGAACATATTATTGACACACAATGCGGAATCGCAGATAGCATCGAAATTTTTCGACCTATCTGTAAAGACGAGGACAAGTAATATAGAGCATCTGGGTAGTGTGATCGTTCGCCAGAACAGGGCGAAAGTTTATTGGGGCGAGGGCAAATggaacgaaaaagaaaaaagcaatGTAGAAGGAACCGAGGAAAGCCATGCAACGTCAGATAACGACGACGACATACCATATACGTTTAGAGAATTCCTGAATCGAGAAAATGAACCGCTAACAGGATGTGCCATGACCGTCAAGGAGATCAAGAAGCTACACGAGAAGGATAGCAAAACG ATGTATACGGTAAGCGGCGTGGGAGTCGCGATGTTCCTGGTGGGAATCTTCGCGGTCTATGTTGTCTACACGAATATAAACAGAGGTCCGAGATGTCTTAAAGGTAAAAATTACTCGGATAGAGATACTAGTCTGAGGAAAATGGGAAGTGACAGGGATCTACCTACAACCATAACTACCCGCAACCAACGAGTGTTGCGTTCTCCACAAAGAACGGGGAGCGAAAGAAGTAACATATCCGAGAAAAGCGTTTGA
- the LOC140664142 gene encoding uncharacterized protein isoform X1 encodes MNFSRIWCVIFVIAAACTCGARTECGESAQISFLTSVHDDTSCTKLSTKGVILYEAAKLFAEIHNNKTDGFKIGISVFDTCGSITGALKAMMKALVWANINCLHPPHYLGIIGPDTMTNVEAVHKVTSILKIPQIVKKSPSISPYLHSLAEESNSYLIQGILRMIEILKWKSFTLIANVNNENDDDIQNIAKKLMIDAIAKNLCVIIHDNDEEDYTSHIVHIGKPKKKFFNESTNATVLIINEGNLKDYLNRIKSTNTILLLEDSRNMVKDLEWRVENSEWMPKNNSGKYDAEELKQVRWLENAIEIYVKALKVLCENKKCKNQISPLDWNHVISNILLTHNAESQIASKFFDLSVKTRTSNIEHLGSVIVRQNRAKVYWGEGKWNEKEKSNVEGTEESHATSDNDDDIPYTFREFLNRENEPLTGCAMTVKEIKKLHEKDSKTVLVSEMEDNEWWTMMYTVSGVGVAMFLVGIFAVYVVYTNINRGPRCLKGKNYSDRDTSLRKMGSDRDLPTTITTRNQRVLRSPQRTGSERSNISEKSV; translated from the exons ATGAATTTTTCACGAATTTGGTGTGTAATCTTCGTGATAGCCGCCGCGTGCACTTGCGGTGCACGCACGGAATGCGGTGAATCCGCCCAAATTTCGTTCCTAACAAGCGTGCACGATGACACATCGTGCACAAAACTGTCGACTAAAGGTGTTATACTCTATGAGGCCGCCAAGCTTTTCGCCGAGATTCACAATAACAAAACCGATGGATTCAAAATCG GAATTTCTGTTTTCGATACTTGCGGAAGTATAACAGGTGCTTTAAAAGCTATGATGAAGGCTCTTGTATGGGCGAATATTAACTGTTTGCACCCACCTCATTATCTAG gTATTATCGGACCGGACACTATGACAAATGTAGAAGCAGTACACAAAGTGACTTCGATATTGAAAATACCGCAAATCGTTAAGAAATCTCCATCGATTTCTCCGTATTTGCATTCTTTGGCGGAAGAATCAAATTCCTACCTAATACAG GGAATCTTGAGAATGATAGAAATCTTAAAGTGGAAGTCCTTCACGTTAATAGCTAATGTTAATAATGAAAACGATGATGacatacaaaatattgcaaaaaaactAATGATAGATGCCATTGCTAAGAATTTGTGCGTCATAATCCATGATAATGACGAGGAAG attatacATCCCACATCGTGCATATTggaaaaccaaaaaaaaagtttttcaacgAGTCTACCAACGCAACTGTACTAATTATCAACGaaggaaatttaaaagattatttaaatcgcATAAAATCAACTAACACTATACTACTCTTGGAAGATTCCAG AAATATGGTTAAAGATCTGGAATGGAGAGTCGAGAATTCGGAATGGATGCCTAAAAACAATTCTGGAAAATACGATGCCGAAGAACTGAAACAAGTCAGATGGTTAGAGAATGCTATAGAAATTTATGTGAAAGCTTTAAAAGTGTTATG cgaaaataagaaatgtaaaaatcaaataagtCCTCTGGATTGGAATCACGTAATATCGAACATATTATTGACACACAATGCGGAATCGCAGATAGCATCGAAATTTTTCGACCTATCTGTAAAGACGAGGACAAGTAATATAGAGCATCTGGGTAGTGTGATCGTTCGCCAGAACAGGGCGAAAGTTTATTGGGGCGAGGGCAAATggaacgaaaaagaaaaaagcaatGTAGAAGGAACCGAGGAAAGCCATGCAACGTCAGATAACGACGACGACATACCATATACGTTTAGAGAATTCCTGAATCGAGAAAATGAACCGCTAACAGGATGTGCCATGACCGTCAAGGAGATCAAGAAGCTACACGAGAAGGATAGCAAAACGGTATTAGTTTCGGAGATGGAAGATAACGAGTGGTGGACAATG ATGTATACGGTAAGCGGCGTGGGAGTCGCGATGTTCCTGGTGGGAATCTTCGCGGTCTATGTTGTCTACACGAATATAAACAGAGGTCCGAGATGTCTTAAAGGTAAAAATTACTCGGATAGAGATACTAGTCTGAGGAAAATGGGAAGTGACAGGGATCTACCTACAACCATAACTACCCGCAACCAACGAGTGTTGCGTTCTCCACAAAGAACGGGGAGCGAAAGAAGTAACATATCCGAGAAAAGCGTTTGA